In Chryseobacterium gotjawalense, the following are encoded in one genomic region:
- a CDS encoding alpha-ketoglutarate-dependent dioxygenase AlkB family protein, producing MELFEYLPDPDFNLLPQDGTVNYYGKIFNQEQADYFYQKLLQTIDWKNDEAIIFEKKILTKRKVAWYGEENFEYTYSKTTKNALPWTVELVQLKQLVEEKTGEQFNSCLLNLYHDGSEGMAYHSDGEKDLKKNGAIASLSFGAERKFSFKHKTTKDKIELVLENGSLLVMKAQTQSFWLHRLPPTKKIFSPRINLTFRTIDKSEKLI from the coding sequence ATGGAATTATTTGAATACCTGCCGGATCCCGATTTTAATTTACTCCCGCAAGATGGGACAGTCAATTATTACGGCAAAATTTTTAATCAGGAACAGGCAGATTATTTTTATCAAAAGCTTTTACAAACAATCGACTGGAAAAATGATGAAGCCATCATTTTTGAAAAAAAAATTTTAACCAAAAGAAAAGTGGCTTGGTACGGCGAGGAGAATTTCGAGTACACTTATTCCAAAACGACAAAAAACGCACTTCCATGGACTGTCGAATTAGTACAACTAAAACAATTGGTTGAAGAAAAAACCGGTGAGCAGTTCAATTCCTGCTTGCTTAACCTTTATCATGACGGCAGCGAAGGAATGGCTTATCACAGCGATGGTGAAAAAGATTTAAAGAAAAACGGAGCAATTGCTTCCTTAAGTTTCGGAGCTGAAAGAAAATTTTCATTTAAACATAAAACAACTAAAGACAAAATTGAACTCGTTTTAGAAAATGGCAGTTTATTAGTTATGAAAGCTCAGACGCAAAGTTTTTGGCTGCACAGGTTGCCGCCAACTAAAAAAATATTCTCGCCGAGAATCAATTTAACTTTCAGAACA
- a CDS encoding CocE/NonD family hydrolase, with product MKKYLQIFFAFYFVLGIAQNRADNSFVKEHYTKKEVYIPMRDGVKLFTSVYIPKDISKSQKYPFLMQRTCYSVAPYGENEYKSSLGPNPYLMKDQYIFVYQDVRGRYMSEGTFTNMTPQVAHKTKKDVDESTDTYDTIDWLLKNIKNNNGKVGQYGTSYPGFYTAAGTLSEHPALVASSPQAPISDFWNDDFLHNGKFMLGYFRTFPVFGVQKTKAENKAWYMDTSVKQTSEDGLKFYRDMGTLKDGYEKYYNDNFFMTEIMNHPNYDDYWQKRSILPHLKNINHAVMTVGGWLDAEDLSGPLNIYKTIEKTSPKAKNTIVMGPFSHGGWSREAGHHFHNDIYFGDSIATYYQTKLETPFFKHYLKGNSKVDAGLPEATMFDTGKMEWKEFSTYPAKNTEKINFYLTDRTFKNNPSNTSSEYYSDPANPVVSSENIKDFNGFTPRNYMSEDQRFAVGRPDVLTFTTDILTDDLTLTGEILAKLNFSTTSNDVDFVVKLIDVYPQDFVPKEKKDGVVYGNYHQMVRSEIMPARFRNSREKGEALVPNEKTAVEVKLQDVLHTFKKGHKIQVQISSTWFPLFAVNPQKFLENPNFAVKEDYTKAFIKVYGDSFLEVNVLK from the coding sequence ATGAAAAAATACCTTCAGATTTTCTTTGCGTTCTATTTTGTCTTAGGAATAGCTCAAAACAGAGCTGACAATAGTTTTGTCAAAGAACATTATACCAAAAAAGAAGTTTATATCCCGATGCGGGACGGCGTTAAACTGTTTACTTCAGTTTATATCCCAAAGGATATTTCTAAATCCCAGAAATACCCTTTCCTGATGCAGCGAACTTGCTATAGTGTCGCTCCTTATGGTGAAAATGAATATAAATCTTCGCTTGGTCCGAATCCATATTTAATGAAAGATCAGTACATCTTTGTTTATCAGGATGTTCGCGGAAGATATATGAGTGAAGGAACATTTACCAATATGACACCTCAGGTTGCACATAAAACCAAAAAAGATGTCGATGAAAGTACAGATACTTACGATACCATTGACTGGTTACTAAAGAACATTAAAAACAATAATGGAAAAGTAGGCCAATATGGAACTTCTTATCCGGGATTTTATACCGCTGCCGGAACACTTTCGGAACATCCAGCTTTGGTGGCATCTTCTCCGCAAGCGCCGATTTCTGATTTTTGGAATGATGATTTTCTTCATAACGGAAAATTCATGCTTGGCTATTTCAGAACATTTCCTGTATTCGGAGTTCAGAAAACCAAAGCCGAAAATAAAGCCTGGTATATGGATACTTCCGTAAAGCAGACTTCTGAGGATGGATTAAAATTTTACCGCGACATGGGAACTTTGAAAGATGGTTATGAAAAATACTATAATGATAATTTCTTTATGACTGAAATTATGAATCATCCAAATTATGACGACTATTGGCAGAAGAGAAGCATACTTCCACATTTGAAAAATATCAACCATGCCGTGATGACCGTTGGTGGCTGGCTCGATGCCGAAGATTTATCAGGCCCTTTGAATATTTATAAAACAATCGAGAAAACAAGTCCAAAAGCGAAGAATACAATTGTGATGGGACCTTTCTCACATGGCGGCTGGTCAAGGGAAGCCGGACATCACTTTCATAATGACATTTATTTCGGAGACAGTATTGCGACTTATTATCAAACCAAATTAGAAACTCCGTTTTTTAAACATTATTTAAAAGGAAATTCAAAAGTTGACGCAGGTTTACCGGAAGCAACAATGTTTGACACCGGGAAAATGGAATGGAAAGAATTCAGTACTTATCCGGCGAAGAATACAGAGAAAATAAATTTCTATCTCACAGACCGAACCTTTAAAAACAATCCTTCCAATACTAGTTCAGAATATTACAGCGATCCGGCAAATCCCGTGGTAAGCTCAGAAAATATAAAAGATTTCAATGGTTTCACTCCGAGAAATTACATGAGTGAAGATCAGCGTTTTGCCGTGGGAAGACCGGATGTCTTAACTTTTACAACCGATATTTTGACAGACGATCTTACATTGACCGGTGAGATTCTAGCAAAACTTAATTTCTCAACGACTTCTAATGACGTTGATTTTGTGGTAAAATTAATCGATGTTTATCCGCAGGATTTTGTACCGAAAGAAAAAAAGGACGGTGTCGTTTATGGCAATTATCACCAAATGGTTCGCAGTGAAATTATGCCGGCAAGATTCAGAAATTCGAGAGAGAAAGGGGAAGCATTGGTTCCCAATGAAAAAACTGCAGTAGAAGTGAAATTGCAGGATGTTCTGCATACGTTCAAAAAAGGACATAAAATACAGGTTCAGATTTCAAGCACGTGGTTTCCGTTGTTTGCAGTTAATCCACAGAAGTTTTTAGAGAATCCAAATTTTGCAGTAAAAGAAGATTATACCAAAGCATTTATTAAAGTTTATGGAGACAGCTTTTTAGAAGTTAATGTGTTGAAATAA
- a CDS encoding YebC/PmpR family DNA-binding transcriptional regulator — MGRAFEYRKASKMARWDKMAKTFSKIGKDIALAVKAAGPDPDTNPALRRCIQNAKGANMPKDNVERAIKKASGADAENYEEITYEGYGQGGVAFFIDCTTNNPTRTVANVRAIFNKFDGNLGKNGELAFIFDRKGIFSLDRSLIKLDWDDFEMEMIDGGAEEIEQDEDEVFITTAFEDFGSLSHKLDELGIEPKSAEIQRIPNNTKEVSQEHFKINMKMLERFEDDDDVQNVFHNMEITDELMNSL, encoded by the coding sequence ATGGGACGCGCATTTGAATATAGAAAAGCTTCTAAGATGGCCCGCTGGGATAAAATGGCCAAAACGTTTTCTAAAATTGGTAAAGATATCGCTCTTGCGGTAAAAGCAGCAGGGCCGGATCCTGATACTAATCCTGCATTAAGAAGATGCATCCAAAATGCTAAAGGTGCTAATATGCCCAAAGATAACGTGGAGCGTGCAATTAAAAAAGCAAGCGGCGCTGATGCGGAAAATTATGAAGAAATTACCTATGAAGGTTATGGACAGGGTGGAGTTGCTTTTTTTATAGACTGTACAACGAATAACCCTACGAGAACTGTCGCCAATGTTCGTGCAATATTCAATAAATTTGACGGGAATCTGGGCAAGAACGGAGAGTTGGCTTTCATCTTTGACCGCAAAGGGATTTTCTCTCTGGACCGTTCTTTAATTAAATTGGATTGGGATGATTTCGAAATGGAAATGATTGATGGCGGCGCAGAAGAAATAGAACAGGACGAAGATGAAGTTTTCATCACAACGGCGTTTGAAGATTTCGGATCGTTATCTCATAAATTAGACGAACTGGGTATTGAACCCAAAAGTGCGGAAATTCAAAGAATCCCAAATAACACCAAAGAAGTTTCGCAAGAACATTTTAAAATAAATATGAAAATGCTGGAGCGTTTCGAAGACGATGATGATGTACAGAACGTATTTCACAATATGGAAATTACAGATGAGTTAATGAATTCGCTTTAA
- a CDS encoding OmpA family protein, with protein sequence MKNLKLGISALALTIASTVFAQTTSNPWLIGVGAHGVNHAAAGGSVGKVFSTAFGGSDNGQLYNMNNFTITPPLSKLTVARNLSKYFVLDWQTSVGNVDNKKIGMGKEFFLMTGLGLQFKFNGLWNEDSWFDPYLRAGANYLRHDYTGQANAVDKDGKNIGANHFALATGIGSNFWVTKSFGLGVQGDYVSTPGDKSSVANFWQASASLLFRFGNTDRDKDGIPDKDDRCPDTPGLAQFQGCPDTDGDGIPDIDDQCPDVAGPVENNGCPWPDTDGDGVLDKDDACPDVAGPAENNGCPWPDTDGDGILDKDDACPTVFGLKEYNGCPKPQTAYADEATGALKGIFFNFDKATIRPESNERLNQAAEIIKSSNGGTFLLTGETDKKGSEAYNLKLSRQRAAAVVNALEARGVSGNQLKSKGVGEANATVPENASDAERMADRKVVVTAVDREAFEAMDKSDLPVVKKKTVVKKAPAKKKK encoded by the coding sequence ATGAAAAATCTAAAATTAGGAATTTCAGCATTGGCACTTACGATTGCCTCTACTGTTTTCGCTCAGACTACCAGCAACCCGTGGTTAATCGGGGTTGGTGCTCACGGAGTAAATCATGCTGCGGCAGGAGGAAGTGTGGGAAAAGTTTTCTCAACTGCTTTTGGCGGTAGTGATAACGGTCAGTTGTATAACATGAACAATTTTACAATTACACCTCCACTTTCAAAATTAACAGTTGCAAGAAACTTAAGCAAGTACTTTGTTCTTGACTGGCAAACCTCTGTGGGGAATGTTGACAACAAGAAAATCGGAATGGGGAAAGAATTTTTCCTAATGACTGGTTTAGGTCTTCAATTTAAATTCAATGGTCTTTGGAATGAAGATTCTTGGTTCGATCCATATTTGAGAGCTGGTGCCAATTATTTGAGACATGACTATACCGGACAAGCAAATGCGGTTGACAAAGATGGTAAAAACATCGGAGCTAATCATTTTGCTCTTGCTACTGGAATCGGATCTAATTTCTGGGTTACTAAAAGCTTCGGTTTAGGTGTTCAGGGAGATTACGTTTCTACGCCAGGAGATAAATCTAGTGTTGCTAACTTTTGGCAAGCTTCTGCATCTTTATTATTTAGATTCGGAAATACAGATAGAGATAAAGACGGAATTCCTGATAAAGATGACAGATGTCCTGATACTCCAGGTTTAGCGCAATTCCAAGGTTGTCCTGATACTGACGGAGACGGAATTCCAGATATCGATGACCAATGTCCAGATGTTGCAGGTCCAGTTGAAAACAACGGTTGTCCTTGGCCAGATACTGACGGAGATGGTGTTCTAGACAAAGATGACGCTTGTCCAGATGTTGCAGGTCCAGCAGAGAACAATGGTTGTCCTTGGCCAGATACTGACGGAGACGGAATCTTAGATAAAGATGACGCTTGTCCTACAGTTTTCGGACTTAAAGAATACAATGGTTGTCCTAAGCCTCAAACAGCTTATGCTGATGAAGCGACAGGAGCATTGAAAGGTATTTTCTTCAACTTTGATAAAGCGACTATTAGACCAGAGTCTAACGAAAGATTGAATCAAGCTGCAGAAATTATTAAATCTTCTAACGGTGGAACATTCCTTTTAACTGGTGAAACAGATAAAAAAGGTTCTGAAGCTTATAACTTGAAGTTATCTAGACAGAGAGCTGCTGCGGTAGTGAATGCTCTAGAAGCAAGAGGGGTTTCTGGAAACCAATTGAAATCTAAAGGTGTAGGTGAAGCTAACGCTACCGTTCCTGAAAACGCATCAGATGCTGAAAGAATGGCTGACAGAAAAGTAGTTGTTACTGCTGTTGACAGAGAAGCTTTTGAAGCAATGGACAAATCAGATTTACCAGTTGTTAAGAAAAAAACAGTTGTTAAAAAGGCTCCAGCTAAAAAGAAAAAATAA
- the smpB gene encoding SsrA-binding protein SmpB produces MKIEKSIAIYNKRARFEYELSEEIEAGMVLTGTEIKSLRSSKASITESFCQFIDGELYIINMMIDEYKLGTFYNHKTKRERKLLLHKRELQKFEKKLKDAGNTIIPLKLYINDKGKAKVLIALGRGKKLFDKRESIKERENKRNLDRILKKS; encoded by the coding sequence ATGAAAATTGAAAAATCAATTGCAATCTACAATAAAAGAGCACGCTTTGAATATGAGCTTTCTGAAGAAATAGAAGCAGGCATGGTACTTACGGGGACAGAGATTAAATCATTGCGGTCATCGAAAGCGAGTATCACCGAGTCCTTTTGTCAGTTTATTGATGGTGAATTGTATATCATAAATATGATGATTGATGAGTATAAATTGGGAACTTTTTATAACCATAAGACGAAAAGGGAACGGAAGTTGCTATTGCACAAAAGGGAGTTGCAAAAGTTTGAAAAGAAACTGAAAGATGCTGGTAATACGATAATTCCTTTAAAACTTTATATAAATGATAAAGGAAAAGCCAAGGTTCTTATTGCTCTCGGTCGTGGAAAAAAACTCTTTGATAAACGCGAAAGCATAAAAGAAAGAGAAAACAAGCGAAATCTCGACAGAATATTAAAGAAAAGTTAA
- a CDS encoding ABC-F family ATP-binding cassette domain-containing protein → MLTVSNLSLQFGKRVLFDEVNIMFTKGNCYGIIGANGAGKSTFLKILTKQQDPTTGSISLEPGKRMSVLEQDHFAYDNFTVLDTVLRGNKVLFKIKEEMDALYAKEDFSDADGIKAGELGVIYDEMGGWNSESDAMTMLSNVGIKDDMHYQMMGELENQNKVKVLLAQALFGNPDVLILDEPTNDLDIETIAWLEDFLSTYENTVIVVSHDRHFLDTVCTHIGDLDYSKLNLYTGNYSFWYQASQLATRQRQQSNKKAEEKKKELQDFIARFSSNVAKAKQATARKKMIDKLNIEDIKPSSRRYPAIIFDTEREAGDQILEIKDLEKTKDGELLFSKIDLNLKKGDKVAVISKNSLAITEFFQVLSGNTEADKGTFNWGITTNQSYMPLDNTSFFQENINLVDWLRQFTKNDEERHEEYMRGFLGKMLFSGDEALKSCTVLSGGEKMRCMFSRMMLQRANILLMDEPTNHLDLESITTLNNSLVSFKGNILLSSHDHEMLQTVCNRIIELTPKGIIDREMTYDEYLEDKKVKELQQQMYS, encoded by the coding sequence ATGTTAACAGTATCTAATTTATCTTTACAATTCGGAAAAAGAGTACTTTTTGACGAGGTAAATATTATGTTTACGAAAGGAAATTGCTACGGAATTATTGGTGCTAATGGTGCCGGTAAATCGACTTTCCTGAAAATCCTAACCAAACAACAAGATCCCACAACAGGCTCTATTTCTCTTGAACCGGGGAAAAGAATGTCTGTATTAGAGCAAGATCACTTTGCTTACGATAATTTTACCGTGCTCGACACCGTTTTAAGAGGGAACAAAGTATTGTTCAAAATCAAAGAAGAGATGGACGCGCTGTACGCAAAAGAAGATTTCTCTGATGCTGATGGAATTAAAGCGGGTGAACTTGGCGTAATTTATGACGAAATGGGCGGCTGGAACTCTGAATCCGACGCGATGACGATGCTTTCTAATGTCGGCATCAAAGACGATATGCACTATCAGATGATGGGAGAACTGGAAAACCAGAACAAAGTAAAAGTGCTTCTTGCACAGGCATTGTTCGGAAACCCAGATGTTCTGATTCTGGATGAGCCAACCAATGACTTGGATATCGAAACCATCGCCTGGTTAGAAGATTTCTTATCAACTTACGAAAATACGGTAATTGTAGTTTCTCACGACCGTCACTTCCTGGATACCGTTTGTACACACATCGGAGATTTAGATTATTCTAAACTTAATTTATATACCGGAAACTACTCGTTCTGGTACCAGGCATCGCAATTGGCGACAAGACAGCGTCAGCAGTCCAATAAAAAAGCCGAAGAAAAGAAAAAGGAATTGCAGGACTTTATCGCCCGGTTCTCTTCCAACGTAGCAAAAGCAAAACAGGCAACCGCTCGTAAGAAGATGATCGACAAACTAAATATTGAAGACATTAAACCTTCATCCAGACGTTATCCTGCGATAATTTTTGACACAGAACGTGAAGCCGGTGATCAAATTCTGGAAATTAAAGATTTAGAAAAAACCAAAGATGGCGAATTACTTTTCTCTAAAATCGATTTGAATTTAAAGAAAGGAGATAAGGTAGCCGTGATTTCTAAAAACTCCCTGGCAATTACCGAATTCTTCCAGGTTTTAAGCGGAAATACAGAAGCTGATAAAGGAACATTCAATTGGGGAATTACCACGAACCAATCTTACATGCCACTTGACAATACCAGTTTCTTTCAGGAAAACATCAACTTGGTTGATTGGCTAAGACAATTTACAAAGAATGATGAAGAGCGTCACGAAGAATATATGCGCGGATTTTTAGGGAAAATGCTTTTCTCCGGAGACGAAGCCTTAAAATCCTGTACCGTTCTTTCAGGAGGGGAAAAAATGAGATGTATGTTCAGTAGAATGATGTTGCAACGTGCCAATATCCTTTTGATGGATGAACCGACCAATCACCTGGATTTGGAAAGTATCACCACTTTAAACAACTCTTTGGTTAGCTTTAAAGGAAATATTCTGTTGTCTTCTCATGACCATGAAATGTTGCAAACGGTCTGTAACCGTATTATTGAGTTAACTCCGAAAGGAATTATTGATAGAGAGATGACCTACGATGAGTATTTAGAAGATAAGAAAGTGAAAGAATTACAACAGCAAATGTATTCTTAG
- the recJ gene encoding single-stranded-DNA-specific exonuclease RecJ produces MSQKWIYKPEPDEDIVDGISSSLGFGTFESKILVLRGIDDYQKAREFFKPNLNDIHNPFLMKDMQLAVDRIATAIENGEKIMVYGDYDVDGTTAVALMYLYLSKIVEKKYLDYYIPDRNIEGYGISEAGIEYAKENGFSLIIALDCGIKALDKIDYAKELGIDFIICDHHLPGEKIPDAVAVLDPKRKDCRYPFKELSGCGVGFKLCQGLNTLYKIPEAELFELTDLLAISIAADIVSMSGENRVLAKQGLKILRKSRNLGLRMLIPEDKLATFEISNIVFEIAPKINAAGRISHGKAAVELMVSDNLKHATQIVNDIVNLNDSRREMDMSSTTEALLQVETSGQVANFSTVVYGADWNKGVIGIVASRLTETYYKPTVVFADGNNGEIVASARSVSDFDVHNALEECSDLFLKFGGHPAAAGLSMEKEKLNLFKEKFEKVVAEKIQEHQKEPSIKIDAVVEIDDLNKDFFNFHRKLAPFGPDNMKPVLVLKNQKLSGYVKTMGKENSHLKFFIKQDSTGKNIECVGFKLGKYADEFRQKTFDIAFTAEENHWKGNVTYFLSIRDVKFN; encoded by the coding sequence ATGAGTCAAAAATGGATTTACAAACCCGAACCCGATGAGGATATTGTCGACGGAATAAGCTCGTCTCTTGGATTTGGAACTTTTGAATCCAAAATCCTCGTCCTTCGTGGCATCGATGATTATCAAAAAGCAAGAGAATTTTTCAAACCCAACCTCAACGACATCCACAATCCTTTCCTGATGAAGGATATGCAATTGGCCGTAGACCGCATTGCAACAGCGATCGAGAACGGCGAAAAAATCATGGTCTATGGCGATTATGATGTTGACGGGACCACCGCAGTTGCTCTGATGTATCTGTACCTCAGTAAAATTGTAGAGAAAAAATACCTGGATTATTATATTCCGGACCGAAATATTGAAGGTTACGGTATTTCTGAAGCAGGAATCGAGTACGCTAAAGAAAACGGTTTCTCTCTCATCATAGCACTTGACTGCGGAATCAAAGCACTCGACAAAATAGATTATGCTAAAGAATTGGGAATTGATTTCATTATTTGTGACCATCATTTACCGGGCGAAAAAATCCCTGATGCCGTGGCAGTTTTAGATCCGAAAAGGAAAGACTGCCGATATCCTTTTAAAGAACTTTCGGGTTGTGGCGTAGGTTTCAAACTCTGTCAGGGTTTGAACACCCTTTATAAAATCCCTGAAGCCGAACTTTTTGAATTGACCGATTTGCTCGCGATTTCTATTGCGGCAGATATCGTTTCAATGTCGGGCGAAAACCGGGTTCTCGCAAAACAAGGTTTAAAAATATTAAGAAAGTCCAGAAATCTGGGACTGCGGATGCTAATTCCCGAAGATAAACTCGCCACTTTTGAAATCTCCAATATCGTTTTCGAAATTGCTCCCAAAATCAATGCCGCCGGACGGATCTCGCACGGGAAAGCCGCAGTGGAATTAATGGTTTCCGACAATCTGAAACATGCAACCCAAATCGTAAATGACATTGTAAATTTAAACGATTCCCGCCGGGAAATGGACATGAGCAGTACCACCGAAGCACTGTTACAAGTAGAAACCAGCGGGCAGGTCGCCAATTTTTCAACCGTCGTTTACGGTGCCGATTGGAACAAAGGCGTGATCGGAATTGTCGCCTCCAGATTAACGGAGACTTACTACAAACCTACGGTTGTTTTTGCAGATGGAAATAATGGCGAAATTGTTGCTTCTGCCCGCTCGGTTTCAGATTTTGACGTACACAATGCTCTGGAAGAATGTTCTGACTTATTTCTAAAATTCGGAGGTCATCCAGCTGCTGCAGGACTTTCTATGGAAAAGGAGAAATTAAATTTATTCAAAGAAAAATTCGAAAAAGTAGTTGCAGAGAAAATCCAGGAGCATCAGAAAGAACCAAGCATAAAAATTGACGCCGTTGTGGAAATTGATGACCTGAACAAAGATTTCTTTAATTTCCACAGAAAACTTGCACCATTTGGTCCGGATAATATGAAACCTGTTTTGGTTCTAAAAAATCAAAAACTTTCGGGTTATGTAAAAACAATGGGGAAAGAAAACAGTCATCTTAAATTTTTCATCAAACAAGATTCTACCGGCAAAAACATCGAATGCGTAGGTTTTAAGTTAGGAAAATATGCGGATGAATTCAGACAGAAAACTTTCGACATCGCCTTCACTGCAGAAGAAAATCACTGGAAAGGAAATGTAACTTATTTTCTGAGTATCCGTGATGTGAAATTCAACTGA
- a CDS encoding NAD(P)H-dependent oxidoreductase, protein MKKTLAIFAHPYFEYSTTNIELIKAYETSDLLTFKDLYEEYPDFHIATFKERKRIREYERLVFHFPLIWFGLPPLLRLWIDEVFDMSWKAEDENDHPLMNKDAIIIVTIGAKEENYQKDGLYKTTIEELMRPLALCLEVTGIEVKEIIAVYESDDLEEEQLKKICHNITKTLETS, encoded by the coding sequence GTGAAAAAAACGCTGGCCATATTTGCCCATCCTTATTTTGAATATTCGACCACGAATATTGAACTTATCAAAGCGTATGAGACTTCTGACCTACTGACTTTTAAAGATTTATACGAAGAGTACCCGGATTTTCATATCGCGACTTTCAAAGAAAGAAAAAGAATAAGAGAATATGAACGGCTGGTTTTTCACTTTCCCTTAATTTGGTTTGGCCTGCCACCACTGCTCCGCCTCTGGATTGACGAAGTTTTCGATATGAGTTGGAAAGCTGAGGATGAAAATGATCATCCACTGATGAATAAAGACGCTATCATTATAGTAACGATTGGAGCAAAAGAAGAAAATTACCAGAAAGACGGATTGTATAAAACTACTATTGAAGAATTGATGAGACCGCTTGCATTATGTTTAGAGGTGACAGGAATTGAGGTAAAAGAAATCATTGCCGTTTACGAATCAGATGATTTGGAAGAAGAACAGTTAAAAAAAATCTGTCATAACATTACAAAAACTTTAGAAACATCATGA